TACTTTGACCTCTCAACCTCAATTTATTGGGATTGAGAGGTTTTTTGTACCTTATAAGTTCTACTATATAAATTTTGTCAATAAATACATCGATAAATTCGATCGGTTTCTGTAACTCTTTCGTGCGTTCAAATGTTTATCTTGTAAAGGCGTTAAGATCATGGAATATATGCTGTGTAATATATGATACAGTTTAAGAGGAATGTAGCTCTTACTTTTGTATATGTCACCGTTGTTAAAATTTAAGTTCATCAAACAATAAACCGACAATCGCCATGAAAGAAAAAATTGAACAATTGGCAGCTCTGAACCATCAGGCAGAGCTGGGAGGCGGCGAAGACCGTATCGCAAAACAACATGCAGCGGGTAAACTGACTGCCCGTGAAAGAATCGAATTACTTCTTGAAAAAGGAAGCTTTGTCGAAGTCGACAAATTTGTAACCCATCGTTGTACAGAGTTCGGATTGGAGAAACAGCGTCCGCTGGGCGATGGGGTAGTGACGGGTTACGGCTTGATAGGTAAACGTACGGTATTTGTCTTTGCCCAGGATTTTACGGTATTCGGCGGTGCTCTTTCCGAGACATACGCACGGAAGATCTGTAAGATCATGGATATGGCGATGCAACTGGGTGCACCGGTGATCGGTCTGAACGATTCGGGCGGAGCACGTATCCAGGAGGGTGTACGCTCGCTGGCAGGTTACGCAGAAATCTTTTTGCGCAATTCGATGGCATCGGGAGTTATTCCACAGATCAGTGCGATCATGGGACCGTGTGCCGGAGGTGCAGTCTATTCGCCGGCTCTGACCGATTTCATCTTTATGGTGAAAGATTCCAGTTATATGTTTATTACGGGGCCGGAAGTGGTAAAGAGTGTGACACAGGAAGAAGTGACGATGCAGGAATTGGGAGGCTCGGAAGTGCACAGCAGCCGTTCCGGAGTAGCACATTTCACAGGAGACAACGATATGGATTGTATCCTGAAGATACGCGAACTCATGTCATTCCTTCCAAGTAATAATATGGAGGAACCTCCGTTCATCCCGACGACCGACAGCGCGAACCGGATCGATGAACAGTTGAATAACCTGATTCCGACCAATCCGAATCAGCCTTATGATATGAAAGAATTGATCGAATCGGTTGCCGACGATCATAATTTCTTTGAAGTACAGGAAGAATATGCCAAGAATATCGTTATCGGATATATCCGGTTGAATGGAAAAACGATCGGTGTTGTAGCCAATCAGCCCGCTGCCCTGGCAGGAACGTTGGATATAAATGCTTCCGTGAAGGCGGCCCGTTTTGTGCGCTTCTGCGACGCTTTCAATATCCCGTTGTTGACATTGGTGGATGTGCCGGGATTCCTTCCGGGTGTTCACCAGGAATATGAAGGTATTATTCGCCACGGGGCAAAATTGCTTTATGCCTATTGTGAAGCGACGGTTCCGAAGGTAACGGTCATTACCCGT
This is a stretch of genomic DNA from Parabacteroides chongii. It encodes these proteins:
- a CDS encoding acyl-CoA carboxylase subunit beta — encoded protein: MKEKIEQLAALNHQAELGGGEDRIAKQHAAGKLTARERIELLLEKGSFVEVDKFVTHRCTEFGLEKQRPLGDGVVTGYGLIGKRTVFVFAQDFTVFGGALSETYARKICKIMDMAMQLGAPVIGLNDSGGARIQEGVRSLAGYAEIFLRNSMASGVIPQISAIMGPCAGGAVYSPALTDFIFMVKDSSYMFITGPEVVKSVTQEEVTMQELGGSEVHSSRSGVAHFTGDNDMDCILKIRELMSFLPSNNMEEPPFIPTTDSANRIDEQLNNLIPTNPNQPYDMKELIESVADDHNFFEVQEEYAKNIVIGYIRLNGKTIGVVANQPAALAGTLDINASVKAARFVRFCDAFNIPLLTLVDVPGFLPGVHQEYEGIIRHGAKLLYAYCEATVPKVTVITRKAYGGAYDVMSSKHIRGDINFAYPTAEIAVMGPDGAVNILFRKELKKAEDVEKKRKELQDDYREKFANPYRAAELGYVDEIIEPSGTRARLIRSFELLANKRQSNPPKKHSNLPL